One window from the genome of Pandoraea fibrosis encodes:
- the dprA gene encoding DNA-processing protein DprA, which produces MMKNFSIAPLSALAAGATPPARDACANALPGVTPDVAAPHFSADENLTPDKDRIGADRSEIKDWLRLCHTPGVPPAAVRRLLTVFGPPGAIFLATRSDLARVLPDDLVARLLAPLCTDLATQIDRTLDWASRPGCAVVTLSEAAYPRALLTLGDAPPMLYCRGDIGLPNRAGDRTAALVGSRRATPQGRDNARHFAQELGQAGVTVVSGLAAGIDAAAHEGALETAGRTCAIVGTGADIVYPARHHGLAERIAERGLLLSAFPIGTPPRPDHFPRRNRLIAALARCTVVVEAATHSGSLITARLAGELGRDVLAIPGSIHAPQSRGCHTLIRDGATLATSPDDVFEALGIAPPAATVDTIRSAETRSRHVDKQKPTSRSPRSIDQNRNGNAQRAPAVHATTTPPIGMPPGMAAVVEALGYDPVSADTLCGRTGMGVPEVLAHLSALELDGRIARLPGGRFVRLTTLDIR; this is translated from the coding sequence ATGATGAAAAATTTTAGCATAGCGCCCCTGTCGGCGCTGGCGGCTGGCGCGACGCCGCCCGCCCGAGACGCCTGCGCCAACGCCCTTCCCGGCGTCACCCCAGACGTCGCCGCCCCCCACTTCAGTGCCGACGAGAACCTCACGCCCGACAAGGATCGGATCGGTGCCGATCGCTCGGAAATCAAGGACTGGCTGCGGCTGTGCCACACCCCTGGCGTGCCGCCGGCCGCAGTACGCCGCCTGCTGACGGTCTTCGGGCCGCCGGGCGCAATCTTCCTCGCAACGCGCAGCGATCTGGCCCGCGTACTGCCCGACGATCTCGTCGCCCGGCTGCTGGCCCCCCTATGCACCGATCTGGCCACACAAATCGACCGCACCCTCGACTGGGCCAGCCGGCCGGGGTGTGCCGTCGTAACGCTCTCTGAAGCCGCCTATCCACGCGCTCTGCTGACGCTTGGCGATGCACCGCCCATGCTTTATTGCCGGGGCGACATCGGTTTGCCGAACCGCGCGGGCGACAGGACGGCGGCTCTGGTTGGCAGTCGTCGCGCCACGCCCCAAGGTCGCGACAACGCGCGGCACTTCGCCCAGGAGCTGGGTCAGGCAGGTGTCACCGTCGTGTCCGGACTGGCCGCCGGCATCGACGCCGCCGCGCACGAAGGTGCGCTGGAGACCGCAGGACGTACCTGTGCCATCGTCGGGACGGGCGCCGACATCGTGTATCCGGCGCGCCACCATGGGCTCGCTGAGCGTATTGCCGAGCGCGGGCTGTTGCTGTCCGCCTTCCCGATCGGCACACCGCCCCGGCCAGACCACTTCCCCCGGCGCAACCGTTTGATTGCGGCGCTAGCGCGATGCACGGTGGTCGTGGAAGCCGCCACGCACTCGGGTTCGCTCATCACGGCGCGTCTGGCGGGCGAACTGGGCCGGGACGTACTCGCCATTCCCGGCTCGATCCATGCGCCGCAAAGCCGAGGCTGCCACACACTGATACGGGATGGCGCAACGCTCGCCACGTCGCCCGACGACGTCTTCGAGGCGCTGGGGATCGCCCCCCCTGCCGCGACGGTCGACACAATACGGTCTGCCGAAACACGCTCGCGACACGTCGATAAACAAAAACCGACGTCGCGAAGCCCGCGTTCAATCGACCAGAACCGCAACGGGAACGCTCAGCGCGCACCGGCGGTCCATGCCACCACGACCCCGCCCATTGGCATGCCGCCGGGCATGGCAGCAGTCGTGGAGGCGCTGGGTTATGATCCCGTCAGCGCAGACACCCTCTGTGGGCGTACCGGCATGGGAGTCCCCGAAGTGCTTGCTCACCTGAGCGCGCTCGAACTCGATGGCCGGATCGCCCGCCTGCCCGGCGGCCGGTTTGTCCGACTGACGACCTTGGACATCCGCTAA
- the def gene encoding peptide deformylase codes for MALLTILQYPDPRLHKVAKPVAQVDDRIRQLVKDMAETMYDAPGIGLAATQIDVHEQVIVMDLSETRDELRVFINPEIVWRSDEQKVYEEGCLSVPGIYDEVERADRVRVRALNEKGEKFELDADGLLAVCIQHEMDHLKGRVFVEYLSPLKRNRIKQKMKKQVERA; via the coding sequence ATGGCATTACTGACAATTCTTCAATATCCCGATCCGCGTCTGCACAAGGTGGCCAAGCCGGTCGCTCAGGTCGACGACCGGATCCGCCAACTCGTCAAGGACATGGCCGAGACCATGTACGACGCCCCCGGCATCGGCCTCGCGGCCACCCAGATCGACGTACACGAGCAGGTCATCGTGATGGATCTCTCGGAAACGCGCGACGAACTGCGCGTGTTCATCAATCCCGAGATCGTCTGGCGCAGCGACGAACAGAAAGTCTACGAAGAGGGCTGCCTCTCGGTGCCCGGCATCTACGACGAAGTCGAGCGGGCCGACCGCGTGCGCGTGCGTGCCCTGAACGAGAAGGGCGAGAAGTTCGAACTCGATGCCGACGGCCTGCTCGCCGTGTGCATTCAGCACGAAATGGATCACCTGAAGGGCCGCGTGTTCGTCGAGTATCTCTCGCCGCTCAAGCGCAACCGCATCAAGCAAAAGATGAAGAAGCAGGTCGAGCGCGCCTGA
- a CDS encoding ArnT family glycosyltransferase, which produces MSIAIASSSSRTRTIYWLSAALLFAFLLAGLFDRDPWKADEPYSVGMVLNFFRGHDLVVPRVAADPFVEKPPVMYWTGAFFARLASGVLPVFDGAQLAVFAWLVIAVLCVGRLAQRLYGPAHTHNTDTFHWLAPMLMVGSFGAIENIHKLTADVPQLAGAALALASLARLARTENSTRLWGLLFGTGAGIAFLSKGLLVPGVLGLTALAVLVLPAYRTRRYAAALAWAVLAALPWVVIWPVLFWHASEPLFIEWFWDNNFGRFFGFVHLGGERKSYWNDLTSLIGLTFPAGWLAVGALVAQLRQGGVRSFLNERPELAMLWLYSGLFVLTLVVSSAIRDIYMLSLFPALAVLGAGVRLPAWLERTWSGVAFVLMSVLGLFLWVRWGLQLTGNGHVAAGPIGKWLPLDYVLPFSPGLVLAALAIAVLWVTAIVHRRQLGALVFGFAGLMFVWGTLSTLLLPWINEARSYRTPFAALRESLARVGPVSPAGTTATNTCIGSFNVGESERAMLDYFIDVRPVQLPDLAQASRCGVLLLLDKANARIPAPDGWHEIWQGGRAGDTNERFRAFVAPTASGAAATAATGAVK; this is translated from the coding sequence ATGTCCATCGCCATCGCCTCGTCGTCTTCCCGCACCCGCACGATTTACTGGCTGAGCGCCGCGCTCCTGTTTGCCTTCCTGCTGGCCGGCTTGTTCGACCGTGACCCCTGGAAAGCCGACGAGCCGTACTCCGTCGGTATGGTCCTGAATTTCTTCCGTGGCCACGATCTGGTCGTGCCCCGCGTGGCCGCCGATCCGTTCGTGGAGAAGCCGCCTGTCATGTATTGGACGGGCGCGTTCTTCGCCAGACTCGCATCCGGTGTGCTGCCGGTCTTCGACGGCGCGCAACTCGCGGTATTCGCCTGGCTCGTGATTGCCGTGCTTTGCGTCGGTCGTCTGGCGCAGCGGCTTTACGGTCCGGCCCACACGCATAACACGGACACTTTCCATTGGCTCGCGCCCATGCTGATGGTGGGCAGCTTCGGGGCCATCGAGAACATTCACAAGCTCACCGCAGACGTGCCGCAACTGGCGGGCGCTGCGCTCGCATTAGCCTCGCTGGCGCGTTTGGCCAGAACCGAGAATTCGACGCGCCTGTGGGGACTGCTGTTCGGCACCGGTGCGGGAATCGCCTTCCTGAGCAAAGGCCTGCTCGTCCCTGGCGTGCTGGGGCTGACCGCGCTGGCCGTGCTCGTTCTGCCCGCTTACCGCACGCGTCGCTACGCTGCCGCACTCGCGTGGGCTGTGCTGGCGGCGCTGCCTTGGGTCGTTATCTGGCCGGTGTTGTTCTGGCATGCCTCCGAGCCGCTTTTCATCGAATGGTTCTGGGATAACAACTTCGGCCGGTTCTTTGGTTTCGTCCACCTCGGCGGTGAGCGCAAATCGTACTGGAACGACCTCACGAGCCTGATCGGGCTCACGTTTCCCGCCGGCTGGCTCGCCGTCGGTGCATTGGTTGCGCAACTGCGGCAGGGTGGGGTGCGCAGCTTCCTGAACGAGCGTCCGGAACTGGCCATGCTCTGGCTCTACTCGGGCTTGTTCGTGTTGACGCTCGTGGTCTCGTCGGCCATTCGCGATATCTATATGTTGTCGCTCTTCCCGGCGCTCGCCGTGCTCGGTGCGGGCGTGCGACTGCCCGCGTGGCTCGAGAGGACGTGGTCGGGCGTGGCATTCGTGCTCATGAGCGTGCTGGGTCTGTTCTTGTGGGTTCGCTGGGGACTGCAACTGACCGGTAACGGGCACGTCGCGGCCGGGCCGATCGGCAAGTGGCTGCCGCTCGACTACGTGCTGCCGTTCTCACCCGGCCTCGTGCTCGCGGCGCTTGCCATCGCCGTGCTGTGGGTCACGGCCATCGTGCATCGCCGTCAGTTGGGCGCGCTGGTGTTCGGATTCGCCGGATTGATGTTCGTCTGGGGAACGCTCTCGACGTTGCTGCTGCCGTGGATCAACGAGGCGCGCAGCTATCGCACGCCGTTCGCCGCGCTGCGCGAATCGCTCGCGCGCGTCGGGCCCGTTTCCCCCGCGGGCACCACGGCAACGAACACCTGTATCGGGTCGTTCAACGTCGGTGAGTCGGAGCGGGCGATGCTCGACTATTTCATCGATGTGCGTCCGGTGCAGCTCCCGGATTTGGCGCAGGCGTCGCGTTGCGGCGTGCTGCTGTTGCTCGACAAGGCCAACGCGCGCATTCCTGCGCCGGACGGCTGGCACGAGATCTGGCAGGGCGGCCGCGCGGGCGACACCAACGAGCGTTTCCGCGCTTTCGTCGCACCAACGGCTTCCGGCGCCGCAGCTACCGCTGCGACCGGCGCCGTCAAGTAA
- the fmt gene encoding methionyl-tRNA formyltransferase translates to MTLRIVFAGTPEFAQTALAAIDAAGFAVELVLTQPDRPAGRGMKLQASPVKRYALAHGMPVSQPPSLRRNGKYPEEAAAAIEQLRALAPDVMVVAAYGLILPQEVLDLPRYGCLNIHGSLLPRWRGAAPIHRAIESGDAETGITIMQMDAGLDTGAMILREAEPIGPDDTTAVLHDRMAALGGKLIVDALRQLARDGHLPSVAQPEAGVTYAEKIAKQEAVLDWRKPAEVLARQVRAFDPFPGALGTVHDTPVKLWRASAVAGKPGAVPGTVLEVSTDAIVIACGEGALRVTECQKPGGKRLPVREFLAGFALAPGDVFANVDSQTN, encoded by the coding sequence ATGACGCTTCGCATCGTTTTCGCCGGTACGCCGGAATTCGCTCAAACTGCGCTTGCCGCCATCGATGCCGCCGGGTTCGCTGTCGAGTTGGTGCTCACTCAACCGGACCGTCCGGCGGGGCGAGGCATGAAGCTGCAAGCCAGCCCGGTCAAACGCTACGCGCTGGCGCACGGCATGCCGGTGTCGCAGCCCCCGTCGCTGCGCCGTAACGGCAAGTACCCGGAAGAGGCCGCGGCGGCCATCGAGCAACTGCGCGCGCTGGCGCCCGACGTCATGGTCGTGGCCGCCTACGGCCTGATCCTCCCGCAGGAAGTGCTCGATCTGCCGCGTTACGGATGCCTGAACATTCATGGCTCGCTGCTGCCGCGCTGGCGTGGCGCCGCGCCGATTCATCGCGCCATCGAGTCGGGCGACGCCGAGACCGGCATCACCATCATGCAGATGGACGCGGGCCTCGATACGGGTGCGATGATTCTGCGTGAGGCCGAGCCCATCGGCCCGGACGATACGACCGCCGTGCTTCACGATCGCATGGCGGCGCTGGGCGGCAAGCTGATCGTCGACGCGTTGCGTCAACTCGCGCGCGACGGGCATCTGCCGAGCGTCGCCCAGCCCGAGGCGGGCGTGACCTACGCGGAGAAGATCGCGAAGCAGGAAGCCGTGCTCGACTGGCGCAAACCTGCCGAGGTGCTGGCGCGTCAGGTGCGTGCGTTCGACCCGTTCCCGGGGGCGCTCGGCACGGTGCACGACACGCCCGTCAAACTGTGGCGCGCGAGCGCCGTGGCTGGCAAGCCGGGGGCAGTGCCCGGCACCGTCCTGGAAGTAAGTACTGACGCCATCGTCATCGCTTGCGGGGAAGGGGCGTTGCGTGTGACCGAATGCCAGAAGCCGGGCGGCAAACGTCTGCCGGTCCGCGAATTCCTCGCGGGATTTGCGCTGGCACCAGGTGACGTGTTCGCGAACGTCGATTCGCAGACGAATTGA
- the htpX gene encoding zinc metalloprotease HtpX → MFNWMKTTLLMAAITALFMVVGGMIGGKQGMMLALAFALAMNFFSYWFSDKMVLRMYNAQQVDETSAPQFYNMVRELSQRAGLPMPKVYLINEDAPNAFATGRNPENAAVAATTGILRVLSDRELRGVMAHELAHVKHRDILISTISATMAGAISALANFAMFFGGRDENGRPANPIASIAVAILAPLAASLIQMAISRAREFEADRGGAEISGDPQALAAALDKIHRYAQGIPFEAAEQHPATAQMMIMNPLSGGAIANLFSTHPATEERIARLMEMARTGQYPA, encoded by the coding sequence ATGTTCAATTGGATGAAGACCACCCTGCTGATGGCGGCCATCACCGCGTTGTTCATGGTGGTGGGCGGCATGATCGGCGGCAAGCAGGGCATGATGCTCGCGCTGGCGTTCGCGCTCGCGATGAATTTCTTTTCGTACTGGTTCTCGGACAAGATGGTGCTGCGTATGTACAACGCGCAGCAGGTCGACGAGACGAGTGCACCGCAGTTCTACAACATGGTGCGCGAGCTGTCGCAGCGGGCTGGCCTGCCGATGCCGAAGGTCTACCTGATCAACGAAGACGCCCCCAACGCGTTTGCAACCGGTCGCAATCCGGAGAACGCTGCCGTGGCCGCCACGACCGGCATTCTGCGCGTGCTTTCCGATCGCGAACTGCGTGGCGTGATGGCGCATGAGCTGGCGCACGTGAAGCATCGCGACATTCTCATCTCGACCATCTCCGCGACCATGGCCGGTGCCATTTCGGCGCTTGCCAACTTCGCCATGTTCTTCGGCGGACGCGATGAGAACGGCCGCCCCGCGAATCCGATCGCCAGCATTGCCGTGGCGATTCTCGCGCCGCTGGCCGCGTCACTGATTCAAATGGCGATTTCGCGCGCGCGCGAATTCGAGGCAGACCGGGGCGGTGCGGAAATTTCCGGCGATCCGCAGGCGCTTGCCGCGGCGCTCGACAAGATCCACCGCTACGCCCAGGGCATTCCGTTCGAGGCGGCCGAGCAGCATCCCGCCACGGCGCAGATGATGATCATGAACCCGCTGTCCGGCGGCGCGATCGCCAACCTGTTCTCGACGCACCCGGCGACCGAAGAGCGCATTGCCCGTCTGATGGAGATGGCGCGCACCGGGCAGTATCCGGCCTGA
- the rsmB gene encoding 16S rRNA (cytosine(967)-C(5))-methyltransferase RsmB yields the protein MPQPSLPTESLAYALQRAAQALESVQKGTALPQALAQAAAQSAPAARAAAQDLAYRAVRRLGSSRALLALLVKPALQARVRDILLCALALLQDDPADAAYTEFTVVDQAVEAIAAQRRTVAAKGLANAVLRRYLRERDSLLAEIATQPEARWNYPVWWIDTVRRAYPDQWETLLAAGDSRGPMTLRVNTRRTSVAAMQERLTQEGMASEVIGPVALRLAQAVPVDRLPGFADGWVSVQDAGAQLAAPLVLGENPRPGMRVLDACAAPGGKTGHLLEMADVQVVALESDRTRVPRIYENLERLGLSADVRIGDAGAPSKWSGGGWDGVPFERILADVPCSAAGIVRRHPDIRWLRREADIAALVAEQQRILLALWDTLAVGGELIYATCSVFPAENEAQAQWFERLRTDAVRLDAPGQLLMTPGGAHDGFYYARFQKR from the coding sequence ATGCCGCAACCGAGTCTGCCCACCGAATCCCTGGCCTATGCGCTGCAACGCGCTGCGCAGGCCCTCGAATCCGTTCAGAAGGGCACCGCGTTGCCGCAAGCGCTGGCGCAAGCCGCCGCTCAGAGCGCGCCGGCGGCGCGCGCCGCCGCTCAGGATCTGGCCTATCGCGCTGTGCGCCGCCTTGGCAGCAGCCGCGCGTTGCTCGCCTTGCTGGTCAAGCCGGCGCTGCAAGCTCGCGTGCGCGACATCCTGCTGTGCGCCCTGGCGTTGTTGCAAGACGACCCCGCCGATGCTGCGTACACCGAATTTACCGTCGTCGATCAGGCCGTCGAGGCGATTGCCGCGCAGCGCCGCACCGTGGCGGCGAAAGGCCTGGCCAATGCCGTGCTGCGCCGCTATCTGCGCGAGCGCGACAGCCTGCTGGCCGAGATCGCGACGCAACCCGAAGCGCGTTGGAACTACCCCGTGTGGTGGATCGACACGGTGCGTCGCGCCTATCCGGATCAATGGGAGACGCTGCTGGCGGCAGGCGACAGCCGTGGCCCGATGACGCTGCGGGTCAACACGCGACGCACGAGCGTCGCCGCCATGCAGGAACGTCTGACGCAGGAGGGCATGGCGTCCGAAGTCATCGGCCCGGTGGCGTTGCGTCTGGCGCAGGCGGTGCCGGTGGATCGTCTGCCGGGCTTTGCCGACGGATGGGTGTCGGTGCAGGATGCCGGTGCGCAACTGGCCGCGCCGCTCGTGCTGGGTGAGAATCCGCGTCCGGGCATGCGTGTGCTGGACGCCTGTGCGGCGCCCGGCGGCAAGACCGGTCACTTGCTGGAAATGGCGGACGTGCAGGTCGTCGCGTTGGAGTCGGATCGCACGCGAGTGCCGCGCATCTACGAAAACCTCGAACGCCTGGGATTGAGCGCGGACGTGCGCATCGGCGACGCGGGTGCGCCGTCGAAGTGGTCTGGCGGCGGCTGGGACGGCGTGCCGTTCGAGCGCATTCTGGCAGACGTGCCGTGCTCGGCGGCGGGCATCGTGCGGCGTCATCCGGACATTCGCTGGCTGCGCCGCGAGGCCGATATCGCGGCGCTGGTGGCGGAGCAGCAGCGCATTCTGCTCGCCCTCTGGGACACCCTGGCCGTGGGCGGCGAATTGATCTATGCAACGTGCTCCGTCTTCCCGGCGGAGAATGAAGCGCAAGCGCAATGGTTTGAACGTCTTCGCACAGATGCGGTACGATTGGACGCTCCCGGGCAATTGCTAATGACCCCTGGCGGCGCCCATGACGGCTTCTACTACGCTCGCTTCCAGAAACGGTGA
- a CDS encoding sensor histidine kinase has protein sequence MALVAIGLFCLLALASANTEFFDRYYSLLYTANIAVAIIFIFIVGALVWIILVRLRQRRFGTRLLAKLAIFFALVGVLPGGIIYLVSLQFVSRSIESWFDVRVETALDSGLELGRAILNNGLSDLSAKAQLVADNLTASGDKGGTLTLLRMRDQFGLQDATIVDGNGRVLASASGNFNALVPDLPTALMLRQARTQSRGYTAIEGGSEGYDKHQSDQLRWRVVIRIPSSYSSSLQDEERFLQVMQLVPANLAQNAEAVQNAYREYQEKALGRTGLRKMYIGTLTLSLFLATFVAMMLALALGNQLARPLFLLARGTQEVAAGDLSPKGEVRTNDELGFLTQAFNAMTRQLSDARATVERNRLALESSKAHLESILSNLTAGVFVFDRDFRLTTANAGAERIFKQSFQGELNRSPAHIPALVEFGETLRRAFADRDANADLGPGGHWQQQIGLTLPGETDAVTLLVRGSHLPEPMLAVAGVPTRAGGGYVVVFDDISDVISAQRSVAWAEVARRLAHEIKNPLTPIQLSAERLQMKLSDKLPPADAEVLRRGATTIVNQVAAMKRMVDDFRDYARLPPAIMHPLQLNELIGEVLTLYGVDEGRGAIRPYLDAELPEIRGDSTQLRQVIHNLLQNAQDAVGGTENPLITVETKTVEYAGSDGHPGEPKRTAVRLTISDNGPGFPARILTRAFEPYVTTKSKGTGLGLAMVKKIIDEHQARIDIRNRSLPEGEGSAGAQISILFTQLADDQDLPRTKPAEHTKVA, from the coding sequence ATGGCGCTGGTCGCCATCGGGCTGTTCTGTCTGCTCGCGCTCGCGTCGGCCAATACCGAATTCTTCGATCGCTACTACTCGCTGCTCTACACCGCGAACATTGCGGTGGCGATCATCTTCATCTTCATCGTCGGCGCGCTGGTCTGGATCATTCTGGTGCGTCTGCGCCAACGACGCTTCGGTACGCGCTTGCTGGCCAAGCTCGCGATCTTCTTCGCGCTGGTCGGTGTGCTGCCGGGCGGCATCATCTATCTGGTGTCGTTGCAGTTCGTCTCGCGTAGTATCGAATCGTGGTTCGACGTGCGCGTGGAAACGGCGCTCGATTCGGGCCTCGAACTCGGTCGCGCCATTCTGAATAACGGCTTGTCGGATCTGAGCGCGAAGGCACAGCTCGTGGCCGACAATCTGACGGCGAGCGGCGACAAGGGCGGCACCCTGACGCTGCTGCGCATGCGCGACCAGTTCGGCTTGCAGGACGCCACGATCGTCGACGGCAACGGGCGCGTGCTGGCGTCGGCGTCGGGCAACTTCAACGCGCTCGTGCCCGATCTGCCTACGGCGCTCATGTTGCGTCAGGCGCGCACGCAATCGCGCGGCTACACGGCCATCGAGGGCGGCAGCGAGGGTTACGACAAGCATCAGAGCGACCAGCTTCGATGGCGGGTGGTGATCCGTATCCCGTCGAGTTACTCGTCGTCATTGCAGGACGAAGAGCGTTTCCTGCAGGTCATGCAACTGGTGCCGGCGAACCTTGCGCAGAACGCCGAGGCGGTGCAGAACGCCTATCGCGAATATCAGGAAAAGGCGCTGGGCCGCACCGGCTTGCGCAAGATGTATATCGGCACGCTGACGCTCTCGCTGTTCCTCGCGACGTTCGTAGCGATGATGCTCGCGCTGGCGCTCGGCAATCAGCTGGCGCGGCCGCTTTTCCTGCTCGCACGCGGCACGCAGGAAGTTGCGGCAGGCGATTTGTCGCCGAAGGGGGAAGTGCGCACCAACGACGAACTTGGCTTCCTCACGCAAGCCTTCAACGCGATGACGCGCCAATTGTCGGATGCGCGCGCGACGGTCGAGCGCAACCGTCTCGCGCTTGAAAGCTCGAAGGCTCACCTGGAGAGTATTCTGTCGAATCTGACGGCCGGGGTGTTCGTCTTCGACCGCGACTTCCGCCTGACGACGGCCAACGCCGGTGCAGAACGCATCTTCAAGCAGAGTTTTCAGGGCGAATTGAACCGTTCGCCGGCGCATATTCCGGCGCTGGTGGAGTTCGGCGAGACGTTGCGCCGTGCCTTTGCCGATCGCGATGCGAACGCCGATCTCGGGCCGGGCGGGCACTGGCAGCAGCAGATCGGCCTGACGCTGCCGGGCGAGACCGATGCCGTCACGCTGCTCGTGCGCGGCTCACATCTGCCTGAACCGATGCTCGCGGTGGCCGGCGTGCCGACCCGGGCGGGAGGAGGGTATGTGGTCGTGTTCGACGATATCAGCGACGTGATTTCCGCGCAGCGCTCGGTCGCGTGGGCCGAGGTGGCGCGGCGTCTGGCGCATGAAATCAAGAACCCGCTTACGCCGATTCAATTGTCGGCCGAGCGATTGCAGATGAAATTGTCGGACAAGCTGCCGCCGGCCGATGCCGAAGTGCTGCGCCGGGGCGCGACAACTATCGTCAACCAGGTGGCGGCGATGAAGCGCATGGTCGACGATTTCCGCGATTACGCGCGCTTGCCGCCGGCGATCATGCACCCCTTGCAGCTCAATGAGTTGATCGGTGAGGTGTTGACGTTATACGGTGTGGATGAAGGGCGCGGCGCGATTCGTCCGTATCTCGATGCAGAACTGCCGGAGATACGGGGCGACTCGACGCAATTGCGTCAGGTTATTCATAATCTGCTGCAGAATGCTCAAGATGCCGTGGGCGGAACCGAAAACCCTCTTATCACGGTGGAAACGAAGACAGTAGAATACGCAGGATCGGATGGGCATCCCGGTGAACCGAAGCGCACGGCGGTGCGTCTGACGATTTCGGACAATGGGCCAGGTTTCCCGGCCCGCATTCTGACCCGCGCATTCGAGCCTTACGTGACGACCAAGTCGAAGGGCACCGGACTGGGGCTTGCGATGGTCAAGAAGATTATCGACGAGCATCAGGCACGCATCGACATTCGCAACCGGTCATTGCCCGAGGGCGAAGGGAGTGCAGGTGCACAGATTTCGATCTTGTTTACTCAATTGGCTGACGACCAGGACCTGCCGCGCACCAAGCCGGCAGAACACACGAAGGTAGCGTAA
- a CDS encoding response regulator, with the protein MATILVVDDEMGIRELLSEILSDEGHVVEVAENAQEARAFRATHTPDLVLLDIWMPDTDGVTLLKEWAAQQLLTMPVIMMSGHATIDTAVEATKIGALNFLEKPIALQKLLQAVEQGLARGKRDPSGGAASAFDADDDALDTGVFGESEARHAGTGLNGAATHHAPLGAHDAEGVAGVSGTGMSADISFDVPLREARDAFERAYFAYHLAKEHGSMTRVAEKTGLERTHLYRKLKQLGVELSKSKT; encoded by the coding sequence ATGGCAACCATTTTGGTGGTGGACGACGAAATGGGGATCCGGGAGCTGCTCTCGGAGATTCTGAGCGACGAAGGGCATGTCGTGGAGGTGGCGGAGAACGCGCAGGAAGCGCGTGCGTTCCGCGCCACGCACACGCCTGACCTCGTGCTGCTCGATATCTGGATGCCCGATACCGACGGCGTGACCTTGCTCAAGGAGTGGGCAGCACAACAGTTGCTGACCATGCCTGTGATCATGATGTCGGGCCACGCGACGATCGACACCGCCGTCGAGGCGACGAAGATCGGGGCGCTCAATTTCCTCGAAAAGCCTATTGCCCTGCAGAAACTGTTGCAGGCGGTGGAGCAGGGCCTCGCACGCGGCAAACGCGATCCCTCGGGTGGCGCGGCGAGCGCGTTCGATGCCGACGACGACGCGCTCGACACGGGCGTCTTCGGCGAGAGCGAGGCTCGTCATGCGGGCACGGGCCTGAACGGCGCAGCCACGCATCACGCGCCGCTTGGCGCACACGACGCCGAGGGTGTCGCGGGCGTGTCCGGCACGGGCATGTCTGCGGATATCTCGTTCGACGTACCGCTGCGCGAGGCACGCGACGCTTTCGAGCGTGCGTACTTTGCTTATCATCTGGCCAAGGAGCACGGCAGCATGACGCGCGTGGCCGAGAAAACCGGACTGGAGCGCACGCACTTGTACCGTAAGCTCAAGCAACTGGGCGTGGAACTCTCCAAGAGCAAGACTTGA
- the queC gene encoding 7-cyano-7-deazaguanine synthase QueC — protein MIMTTSTDSALVLFSGGQDSTTCLAWALSRYARVETLGFDYGQRHSVELECRTDVLAKLRERFPQWAPRLGDDHMIDLSILGQISETSLTRETTIAMAANNLPNTFVPGRNLLFLTIGATIAYRRGLRVLVGGMCETDFSGYPDCRDDTMKALQVALNLGMDQRFIVETPLMWIDKADTWQMAQDLGGELLVETVREDTHTCYLGERSVLHPWGYGCGECPACQLRQRGYEQWRARSNDQDRGAA, from the coding sequence ATGATCATGACGACAAGCACCGATTCCGCTCTGGTTCTGTTCTCCGGTGGACAGGATTCGACCACCTGCCTCGCGTGGGCACTGTCGCGCTATGCGCGCGTCGAAACGCTGGGTTTCGATTACGGCCAGCGTCACAGCGTGGAGCTGGAATGCCGCACCGACGTGTTGGCCAAGCTGCGCGAGCGTTTCCCGCAGTGGGCACCGCGCCTGGGCGACGACCACATGATCGACCTGTCGATCCTGGGTCAGATCAGCGAGACGTCGCTCACACGCGAGACCACGATTGCGATGGCGGCGAACAACCTGCCGAACACCTTCGTGCCGGGCCGGAATCTGCTGTTTCTGACGATTGGTGCGACCATTGCGTATCGGCGCGGTTTGCGCGTGCTGGTCGGCGGGATGTGCGAGACCGATTTTTCGGGCTATCCCGACTGCCGCGACGACACCATGAAGGCGCTTCAGGTCGCGCTCAATCTGGGCATGGATCAGCGCTTTATCGTCGAGACGCCGCTCATGTGGATCGACAAGGCCGACACGTGGCAGATGGCGCAGGATCTGGGCGGCGAGTTGCTCGTCGAGACCGTGCGCGAAGACACGCACACGTGCTACCTGGGCGAGCGCAGTGTGCTGCATCCGTGGGGCTACGGTTGCGGCGAATGTCCGGCGTGCCAGTTGCGCCAGCGCGGCTACGAGCAGTGGCGCGCGCGCAGTAACGATCAGGATCGCGGCGCGGCCTGA